TTCAACGGCCATCACTCTGGGTCATTGATATGAACACCGACAAAGTTGTGCAAAGATATGAGATTCCCGAAAGTATTATTGAGCCTGGTCGCGGAATTATTAGTTTGAATGTTGATGTCGACATGAAAACGTGTGACAATGCTTATGCTTACATTTCCGATTTCTTGACCCAAAGCTTACTCGTCTACAGGTAGGATGATTACATTGTGTCCTGTGAACCTTTAACAAACTGTTTATGTTTTCCCCTGACAGCTTGAAAGAAAACCGAATGTGGCGATTCAATCACGATTATTTGAAATACGATTTAGAGTTGACTAAGTATGAATTGGATGGTTTCAAGTATCAGTGGTATGACGGTGTATTTTCGGTTGCTTTGGGCACACGAAATGAAGACGGATACCGAACAGCATATTTCCATCCCATGGCGAgtaattccgaattttcagtTAGCACTAAAGTACTTCAAAACGAAGAGGCATCCAAACGCGTAAGCCATGGAGACGATTTTAAGGTTCGGAAAATTATTGAAGTCTTAAGAGTAGCATTTAAACACATAAAACTCGATAAAACAGAAAGTGGGAGAGCGTGGACGTTTGTCTCAGTCGGCACTACATGATTTCCATCAGCGAACCGGAATTATATTCTTTTCCCAAATTGCAAGACATGGTGTCAGCTGCTGGAATACACACACGCCGTGCACTCCGGAAAACAACGGTCTGGTCGATCAAAATGCAACCACCATAAACTATCCAGTCGATTTGAATGTAAGTTTTCACTCAACTAGCTGCGATCTTGTccttaaaattcattttttatccaGATTGATCACGAGGACAACATATGGGTATTGACCAACACATTGCCGAAGTTCATCTATGGAAAGCTTGATACGAACGAATTTAACTTTAGAGTTTGGCGAACTAATGTTTTCGAAGCCATTCGCGGAACTGTGTGTGATTGGCATCAAGAACACGCCTTCGGTCCTGGAAGTGGATATTCAGATAAATGGAATGATCATCGACACGATCAAGATTGGCACGATGGAGAATGGCATCACAATATGAATTGGAAGGGTGGACATGGTTACAAGCGCCATTAATGTattctttaatgaaaaataaaattgaaacgcTTCGTATTTTAAAGAAGTCTCAGTCTTACTGTTTTGTCTGTTGAAATACGCTAAGAGATTCTAATTTGACTAAAGTATGTTTCGACAGCCCATGGCTTCAACTTCGATTTTACAAATCTAATATAATACGGAAATTGCTgctatcaacgcacttcaagcaaaattgCTACTCTatatagggtactgaaacttgacagtgccccatacaaaattttacactgtaaaaggagtggggataaaatttcatacgaaaagtactctatttggcagctttcataaatagcacttttgcttgaagtgcgttgctgcTATATAAGTTGAGGAACTTCAGAGACATCtgtgcttagctaaaattgtacatttgcgtgtatttaattttttgattatatcttttcatcagaatccttttggaaaaatgtacgaccgcaataacagCCACGAATGTGtcagttttaaataaaaataaattttggttgtagtcgtttgaccagctctgagcaAAAGGAAcagtttaacgaaaattttcataaactgcccAGTTTTCTccgagctggtcaaactgctttaaacaaatctattttctgttgaaagctaatacaTTCGTGGGGGTTATTGCGGTCTTATATTTATGAAAAAGGATTCGGTTGGAAAGATATAATTAgaagtaaactaaaattcaGTATTTAAACGCCAAAATGTCttcttttcagcaaagcagtGATGCCTTTCAGGACGAATCGACATAACGCCTCGattgtagcctaaatttgtgtaaaaatgtgatatattttcgatgacaCCTTTGCATccgcaaggttctgaaagaacaggtaaagacacttacgaaggcgggtgaaatacaaatcttgacaattcagacaatttattgtttgaaaagtcaacttgaaaacaatttttttttgttaagttgaaatcgtcatatatattttccaaacctagattacaggaaaattttgatcgcaccgccttcgtgatcaactcgaaagtgtaTTAACCTGTTCTTTAAGAACCTTGTGCATCCGCTTCCTTTCAGATCCTTCTGCATTCGCTTCCtttcttgaaaaatttggaacatctttttgtgttaaaatgaGTTGCTTTtaagtaatagtagattacgtcagtgggttcaaatttttatttcgacgAGTGGGGACCTTATagccaaggtaaatatagtgaggaggtacaaccgaatcagatgtggcACAAAAGTTTGCTATAAACGCCATCTCTCCCTgtctttaaaataacaaaattgcttagaaaccttggccatctgttttgttataggcacaaaattttgtgatagGCACAACATTGTGAAACACGGTTatagcccgacccgaaggagAGGACCGTATTCCCActcttcaaaattaaaatttgaactcACGTGCGTCATGTGATTTACGTAAATAAATGCAATGTAAATGCATATTTCATATGACCGAAGCGCCATTTACATTGCCGTataatgtaaaaataataaatgttgttTATGTTGGTGTAGCCTACTGTGAGACAACGCAATAGTTGACTAAAATTGgcaaaaattctgatttttctcGTAGTAGGATACACCACCACCAAACATTTATTATCTGTACTCAAAGCCAAGTCTTCTTGACACAAAACTATGGGCCCACTTTTGTCCTTTCCGGAAATACAATTGAGCGTTGTGTCGATTCGTCTCAAcatgtcacagacggcaatcataataacagttttactatctgatctattacttcatttgatcaaagacTTCCAGAGATTGATATCAGaaaacttttacttcatttgtttttaacatgctttttgctatataaaaccCCATCAGTCAGACATTGTCGTTTTTATTACtgtcgttgttgataacagatgacagccgtctgtaacaggttaatattAGTATCTGCCAAGCCCTAAATCCGTCCACCATCAAGTCCTACGTCATCACACCAAGTTAGGGGAAAGCTTATGAAAATTGCTTTGctggaaaattgggtcgtttTGTCGTTTACTGTGACTGtgagtacattttttttcttaatattCGGGTAGGTTGCACTATGTCTCTTTAGTAAAGTTTACATGTGTttgcttctttttttaaaagtgaTTGGCGATTTTCACAATCAACAGGTGTACTTCTTAGTAACGATATTGCTTCCGCTACACACGCATCCTTTGTTGCAAATCGCCaattgacaggaagtaccaatagaaattaaaaggaaattgaacggaattgaaaggatataggagcgaatccggcaattagacgagttgctccggtaattgaggtaatcaaaagaattgaaaggatatagaaattgatttgccaccctTTTGGCCAGTAATTTCCCTCTCGGTGAAAACTGACTagaattacaaaataaaaatgaaaagtccaacaaaaatagtttttgatcCGAAGTGACCTCAGAAAGACTAAATTGTTATTGGGCCTCAGCATATTACGGCCCAATAGTCGCTACAGCCCTGCTATGAAGAAAGTTTCTTCCGCAGAAATATATCAGAGGAGAGAAAGCCATATTGGCTAATGAGCTGTTAATGAATatcaatattaaaataaatatttagttaACATTTTGTAACACTAAGTATAAAGATATTCATACCATGGAGTTGACATCAATATGTTTGGATTGTAATTAAGTACTAAGTGTTACAAAGAAGAATCTTAATGACAAATCGCTTTACAAGGTTTTAATTGATTCGTCTCAGCAGAGTAAATATATtcttataaaataaaagattcCGCCGAAAGTTACACAATTGAGTGGGTGCATTTTATAGTAGTAGTTATTTAGTTTGAAGATTGATATTCTGAACAAACAACGGAAAATGGTTCAACACCAAATctcgaaaatgtaaaatttcacaaaataattcGAAACATTTCTAGGTAAACAACAAACGCACTACATATCGATTCCAAAATCAACTTGACGCTTTCCGTATGTGGTGTAGAATCCAAATCGAATAAAAGTTACTTTCCAAAAATGCACACGGTCAATGATCAAAAATGTTCCAGGGACTTCCAGAATTTTTCATTGCTGAGACAGTACACATCCTTGGAAATGTGTATCTTTAATAGAAATTGACGGGCCTTTTTGAAAACTACCTCCAGCTACAACGCTTtgaaccaaggctgtatactttggggaggtcacgcagatgcagatacgcgggttacacaccacgtttcatacaaaaaattcaccacgccatacaaatttaattttggtgaatttgttcgtatggaaaaggtgtgttcccgcgtatctaataaaatggcgatctgcgtgaccttcccaaagtatacagccttgctttGAACCACCATTCTCGGCCAGAGCTGCTTTTTATAGCAAACTATCCATGattcaacaattcaatttgGATCATGAAAGTCAAAGTcggaattacattttttgcataaTTCTCTGATTTTCCTTGTTACGCATTACTTTATTTGGCCCCTCTTGGAATGTTATTGCAGAGAGTTGATAGcagatggcgttgcttccACCTCGCCGGAAACAACACCATCTGTTATTAACTCtctatatttttgtgtaaacCATTGACACacgagacaaaaaaaaatcccactttACATTACTCAGAACATCAAAATAAGACAACGCTACTGTATTAACGATTCACATGAATggaaataaagagaaaaaatattcGCAAATGTCATCAAACCCATTATAGATCAGCTGTAGTATCTTTGTCGCTGCGTTTTTGTAtcgtaaattttttgatatgaaaTTCCATCTGGTCAAAGTATTACAAAACAATGATATTGCGGTTTGTATTCTTAAGATTATAGCACACAAATTATATAGAATATTTTAATGATTCTAGGAAATGTAATACTGGAACACCGAATACcggttttttatgaaaaaatattaatttgaaaatttcactttttcacaACATTCAAACTTCGGATGACTGATGTATATTAGCATCATCGGTAGAGAAGTAGGATTTTTTATGGAGTAACTTGTGGTTCTCTTGAGAATATTCGATATTTTAACGTTGCaaattggcaacggactattagAATATCATATGGTTGAGCGTTTACATTGAAAGagaatgaaggaaaaattgccCAGCCGCGTGAAATGAAATCTCCAACTCTTTTACCGAGGATAACAAATAAACATCGTTGAAGAAATGTAGACTTTGATCGGTTTTAGCCACTGAAAATGGCAGAGGTAGATCCAACAGCCCAATAATGTGACTTACTCCTGAGCCTTGGAAAGAAAACTGAATGCTGGCGATTACTTACGAAATACATTCAAGAATGAACAAGgaaacgttaaatcacttgTGCATGCTGTCTTagaattaatgaaaatgtttgacgTGTTCTCTAACCTTGTTACTGATGGGTATTTAAGATTTTATACGTCAGAAACAAATTAACATACACTCACCTCAAAATAGTTAGTAAGAAATTCGTGTCAACTCACGCCAATTATATCTCTCCCTGCGCGTGCGCTTACAAGCAGTAAATCCGAGTGTAAAGGGAATCATACTAACATATGTATGACCACGAAAAACAGAGAGTGGCATAAATATTGCTAGACATTTTGAGGTGAGTGTAAATTAATTGATGGTTAAAATGATATGCTAATAAATTCCTaagtttcataaaatattcattacaaaatgaatttctatAACAATTAATACATTGTTCATCGCatcttttgaattttgataatACCGGTATTAATACCAATATTTATACGATTTATACTCAGAATACCGAATACGGTATTGCATTTCTATTCCTATTCTAGACTCGAACAAGAAACTAACTCTCTACATACCTCTCTTGTGTGGT
This Bradysia coprophila strain Holo2 chromosome X unlocalized genomic scaffold, BU_Bcop_v1 contig_130, whole genome shotgun sequence DNA region includes the following protein-coding sequences:
- the LOC119067886 gene encoding L-dopachrome tautomerase yellow-f-like isoform X1; this encodes MAIGIAFIVFQLLTFLVVDNECKINEFYRWKQISFEGLGLAEHDGSVTFPSDESTETTESHTDPNIDFVAYNNVPMSVAHYKGKLIVTVPRRARGIPSTLNYVDADLPIGSSPSLRPYPDFKTNELEPKQLADHTRIVSVYRTRIDECGRLWFVCTGALEYDKTIQIQRPSLWVIDMNTDKVVQRYEIPESIIEPGRGIISLNVDVDMKTCDNAYAYISDFLTQSLLVYSLKENRMWRFNHDYLKYDLELTKYELDGFKYQWYDGVFSVALGTRNEDGYRTAYFHPMASNSEFSVSTKVLQNEEASKRVSHGDDFKKVGERGRLSQSALHDFHQRTGIIFFSQIARHGVSCWNTHTPCTPENNGLVDQNATTINYPVDLNIDHEDNIWVLTNTLPKFIYGKLDTNEFNFRVWRTNVFEAIRGTVCDWHQEHAFGPGSGYSDKWNDHRHDQDWHDGEWHHNMNWKGGHGYKRH
- the LOC119067886 gene encoding L-dopachrome tautomerase yellow-f2-like isoform X2, producing MAIGIAFIVFQLLTFLVVDNECKINEFYRWKQISFEGLGLEHDGSVTFPSDESTETTESHTDPNIDFVAYNNVPMSVAHYKGKLIVTVPRRARGIPSTLNYVDADLPIGSSPSLRPYPDFKTNELEPKQLADHTRIVSVYRTRIDECGRLWFVCTGALEYDKTIQIQRPSLWVIDMNTDKVVQRYEIPESIIEPGRGIISLNVDVDMKTCDNAYAYISDFLTQSLLVYSLKENRMWRFNHDYLKYDLELTKYELDGFKYQWYDGVFSVALGTRNEDGYRTAYFHPMASNSEFSVSTKVLQNEEASKRVSHGDDFKKVGERGRLSQSALHDFHQRTGIIFFSQIARHGVSCWNTHTPCTPENNGLVDQNATTINYPVDLNIDHEDNIWVLTNTLPKFIYGKLDTNEFNFRVWRTNVFEAIRGTVCDWHQEHAFGPGSGYSDKWNDHRHDQDWHDGEWHHNMNWKGGHGYKRH